TCACCTCATTCTTGTGAGCTCTTCTGCCTCTTCGTTACTGCACCCTTGAGTACAACCAGAGAAAGCCAGCATATCCATTTCGTAACGTAAATGAAGTACCAAGAAAGGACCATTTTGGCGAAGTATTCTAATTACACGCTTGCCCAGATCTTCAATTTCGGCGGTGAATCTTAGAGAGGCATAATTTACTCGGCATCTCAGTTTTTGAATCTCCATAGGTAAACCATTGTTTGCTAGCCTAGCGTCAGTTCTATTCAAATGCAGAACCTTGTGTTTCCGAATAAACGGAAGAATCTGGGTCAAATTTAATCAACCATTAGCTTATTCAATAATATGCTCCAAAGCAGCCTTAGCATAATGTGACATGAAGTTTACCTGATTATGGTAATAGGAGATATCAGACCAACTGATAGGTGGCATTGAGTGGAACATACCAAGTTCAACTCTTCGCTTTACCCTTGGAGGCAGTTCTCTCAGTATGCGAACTTCGTCTCGTAAGGAGGTTATAAAGTGTTCGACGTCAAATATATCTTGGAACTCACTGCAATGCAGAATGGATCAACACTAATGGTAAAGCCCGCTAATAGTTTAAGGGGAAAAACAGGCAAATGAAACTAATATCAAGGTGTCAAACTGTACCTCGGGTCATTCCAAAACGAAGTCTTGTCCAACTCTGGCACAACCAAAGTGACATTTAAATATCTTGCTATTACAACCATGTCACATATCTGATAGAACAAAACATAGAGAAAAGAAAACAATATTAAGAGTCAATGGTTGCCAAGCACATTATTACTTACAAAAATTATGAACAGAGATTTTCAATATCTTACAGCAGCTCGCATTTGGTTAAGACCACCATTGCATGAGACCATCAAATAACCATTGTTCCTGTAAATTCCTGCAAGATGATGACAGCAATAAAACATTAGCACAGTTATAGCAGATGCTTAAATATTGGATGCAATGCTGTACTACTAACAAACAGAGCAATATTAATGCAGTGATGTACATTGAGTACTTGTGAACAGGAAAATCAAGCATACTTTAGCACTCCCGCGAGTCATAAAAATGTAACTTTCCATGCTGGAAAAGACTCATAATTATGAATGAGGATATAGTGTGCAGACACATCGAAGCGCCACAATCTAACTGAACACACCAACAGCTAGACTACAGAACGTGAATGCTACGCACAAAAGTTCCAATACAGGTAGCTCACAAAACGTTGCTTCAGTTACTCAAAAGCAGCCGGGCATTCCTTTTCTATGATGTGAAAAATGATAGGCATAATTATGAGGGACCAAAACATCGGTTGGAGTCATGAATGATTGCCACCAGTAAAAGCATATTCAAGTAGGAGTATTCAGGTTCAACCAACCTAAAAAGTGTGATCTTAACATGGAAAGAACCCAAAACATGAATCTATCGTGCAGGCTGCAAACGACCAGAATAGTGAAGGCTCCTGACCCACCTAGGCACCAATCGAAAGGAGATCCTACATTGCCCAATTTCTACAATCGGCATCACCACATGTCCAGCTTACTAAACAAGAGAACTAATTTACCGATTCCGATGCAGCAAAGATGAAAAAAACATTCCCGCACTAACAGCATCACCACAGAATGAAATCCGCATCGCCAGCTAAATTACCCAAATTTGCAAACCAGCGCAGGCACaggaaaaaaatgagagaaatcTACGCCAACCACCAATCTTTATCATCCCAGGTTGATGAAATCTAGGCTGGAGATTTTGGATGGATGTACCAGACCAAAATGCTGGCGGCCTGTCAATGTCCTAGGAACAGCATTCGGACACGGAGCGGATCGAACAGGGCGAGCGAAAGCGAGAGAGCGAGCGAAGAATCAAACTCACTTTTGGGCGGCAGCAACGCGGCCCTGTCGACGACGGCCGGGCGCACGGCGGCGGCCTCCTCGGGGGCCGTGAGGCAGGAGGGCCATCCCTTGAGCACCCGGGGCCCCCACGTCTCGCCGACGGCGGTGAGCTGCATGACGCAGGTCCAGAGCAGGACGGTGGTGGTGGCGCGCACCATCCAGAGCTTCATCCGCGACCTTGCGGCGGACGACGGCGGGCACTTGAGCTTCTCGCCTCCGATGCCGGCCGCCTTACCCCCCATGGCCGCCTTCCACGCCATCAACAACCATGGACCGACGGGAGCAGAGCCTTGGCAGCAGCAGCAAGCATCCGAGCCTCAaatccgccgccgcctcgaggagCCCGCCTGGCTCTGGCTCCGTTCCCACCCAATGCAGCACCGCACAAGGCGTCTGCCGTCGTCGGTCCACCACCGCCGAAAGCGCTGCGACGTTCACTCGGGCGCAGACGGCCCTCGCTGCCTCCTCCGGCGAGCAGCAACCGCCCGTCCGGCACGTCGGGCGCGGCGCCGTATCGATGGGCTCGTCGAGCGAGCGGCCAAAAGCAGGCCGGAGCGGACACGTGCCGCCGTGGGGGACGAGCACCGGTGGGCGCCGAAAtgggcggcggggtcggaggaTCGGCGCCGGAGACGGGCGAGCGGGGCGGGGTGACGGGGTCGCGGGGCGGATCTCGGGGcagaggagggagggagagagaggg
This sequence is a window from Aegilops tauschii subsp. strangulata cultivar AL8/78 chromosome 7, Aet v6.0, whole genome shotgun sequence. Protein-coding genes within it:
- the LOC109744336 gene encoding rhamnogalacturonan I rhamnosyltransferase 1; the encoded protein is MAWKAAMGGKAAGIGGEKLKCPPSSAARSRMKLWMVRATTTVLLWTCVMQLTAVGETWGPRVLKGWPSCLTAPEEAAAVRPAVVDRAALLPPKRIYRNNGYLMVSCNGGLNQMRAAICDMVVIARYLNVTLVVPELDKTSFWNDPSEFQDIFDVEHFITSLRDEVRILRELPPRVKRRVELGMFHSMPPISWSDISYYHNQILPFIRKHKVLHLNRTDARLANNGLPMEIQKLRCRVNYASLRFTAEIEDLGKRVIRILRQNGPFLVLHLRYEMDMLAFSGCTQGCSNEEAEELTRMRYAYPWWKEKIIDSDLKRKDGFCPLTPEETALVLRALDIDRSMQIYIAAGEIYGGKRRMAALTSAYPNVVRKETLLEPSDLMFFQNHSSQMAALDYMVSLESDIFVPTYDGNMAKVVEGHRRFMGFKKTILLDRKLIVDLADQYNNGSLRWDEFSLLIKAAHAGRMGSASKRTVIPDRPKEEDYFYANPQECLQGPDRLRTS